The Polyangiaceae bacterium genome includes a region encoding these proteins:
- a CDS encoding methionyl-tRNA formyltransferase: MRSVFFGTPAIAVPALRALAETTELVAVVCQPDRPAGRGLALAEPAVKQAASALGLLVHQPTKVRTGELESWLRGQGADVAVVLAYGRILPEGVLGAPRLGCLNLHASLLPKYRGAAPINWAIANGETETGVSLMQMDAGLDTGPVFLERRLPIGPDETAGELAERIAELAALVVRQDLGRVLSGEVVARPQDEARATHAPLITKEHTRIDWSRPALELVNLVRAMAPRPGAHTSLRGKHLRVTRARLGREAAPGAPGSVALGIGRELLVATGTGSFEILRAQLEGKKELAAADLLNGRQLGPGDRLGTP, from the coding sequence ATTCGCAGCGTTTTCTTCGGTACCCCCGCGATCGCGGTGCCAGCCCTCCGGGCCCTCGCCGAGACGACCGAGCTCGTGGCGGTGGTCTGCCAGCCGGACCGCCCCGCAGGCCGCGGCCTTGCGCTCGCCGAGCCAGCGGTCAAGCAGGCGGCGAGCGCGCTCGGCCTCTTGGTGCACCAGCCGACCAAGGTCAGGACCGGTGAGCTCGAGTCGTGGCTCCGAGGGCAAGGCGCCGATGTCGCCGTCGTGCTCGCCTACGGACGCATCTTGCCCGAAGGCGTGCTCGGCGCGCCGCGACTCGGTTGCCTCAACCTGCACGCGTCACTGTTGCCGAAATACCGCGGCGCAGCCCCGATCAACTGGGCCATCGCCAACGGCGAAACCGAGACCGGCGTCAGCTTGATGCAGATGGATGCCGGCCTCGACACCGGTCCGGTGTTCCTGGAGAGGCGCCTGCCGATCGGCCCGGACGAGACCGCGGGCGAGCTGGCCGAGCGCATCGCGGAGCTCGCGGCGTTGGTGGTCCGGCAGGATCTCGGCCGGGTCCTGTCCGGCGAGGTCGTCGCCCGGCCCCAGGACGAGGCTCGGGCGACCCACGCGCCGCTCATCACCAAGGAGCACACGCGGATCGACTGGTCGCGCCCGGCGCTGGAGCTCGTGAACCTCGTCCGCGCGATGGCACCCCGACCCGGCGCGCACACCTCGCTCCGGGGCAAGCACCTGCGAGTCACCCGCGCGCGGCTGGGGCGTGAGGCCGCCCCTGGGGCTCCCGGCAGTGTCGCCTTGGGGATCGGCCGCGAGCTCTTGGTGGCCACAGGGACGGGCAGCTTCGAAATCCTGCGGGCCCAGCTCGAGGGCAAGAAGGAGCTCGCAGCCGCCGACCTGCTCAATGGACGTCAGCTCGGGCCCGGAGATCGGCTGGGCACCCCGTGA